The window TCTGTATCACGGACAGTCGATGGGGATGATCCTGATTAACGATCAAGTCATGGTGGATGTGAACCCGGCTACTTTAGAACTGCTCGGTTACCAGCGTGAAGAGTTGATAGGTAACACACTGGATTTCATTTGCGGTGATAGCAATCAGAAACTGTGCGGTAGAGCAGTTCTATCAGCAGCTTGAGCGTGGTCAAAATAAGTTCGAGACCTTTATGCGTCGCAGCGATGACAGTGAAATTGCCTGTTTTGTCGAAGCGACGGTGCTGCAGGATAAAGCTCAGAAGTCGGTGATGATCGCGGTGCAGGACATCAGTGAGCAGAAGCAGCAGGCCGAACTGATTCAGACTCTGACCCAATACGATCCGATATCCGGTTTGCTCAACCGGCCGACCTTGCTGCATGCAATACGTCGCCAGTTACGTAAACAGGAGCAAGGGCAGGAGTTTTCGATTGTTTATTTCAATGCTTCTCGTTTGAAAGAGATCGATGAAGTCTACGGGCACGACATCTATGACGCTTGTGTGCGTCATTTTGCCGATACCTTGAAGCGCTACTTTATCAAAGATGACGTTGGCCGTATTAGTGAACAGGAGTTCACCGTTTGCTATACCGGCTCGCAGAAACGTCTAGAACGGATGTCGAATCATATTCTTGCGCTCTATCGCCAGAAAATTACCTTGCATGACACTGAATTGGATCTTGGTCTGAAAGGAGCACTGCTGCCTTCATCCATCGAGTTTGAAAGTGTCGAGAATATGGCGCATTGTGGTCATTTTGCGGTCACACACCAGGATACGATGGGGATCTCGCCGTTGATTGTGGTCACTCCGCAATTGTTTGAACAAACACAGGAATCTTTGGTTCTGAATCGAGATATCGTCGCCGCTTTGAAAAATCGTGAGTTCATTGCTCATTATCAGCCGATAGTTAAAGCAGATACCGGCCAGGTTGTGGGGTTTGAAGCTCTGGCTCGCTGGATTCATCCTCAGTTGGGGATGGTCTCGCCGGCGGTATTCATTCCGCTGGCAGAGGAGCGCAAACTGATTGTTGAGCTGGGTGAGCAGATTCTTGAGCAGGCGTGTCAGTTTTTACACACTTTACAAAGCAGCAGTGATGAGCTGCGCCGGCTGAGTATCCACGTTAACATTTCCAGCCCGCACTTCCACCACAACAGCTTGGTAGAGACGCTGCAGCGTATGATGGCGCAGTACCAGTTAGCGCCCGGGCAGCTGGTACTTGAACTGACGGAAAGTATCCTGCTTGGTGTGGAAGAAGAAACCCAGCAACGGATGGAAGCGGTCAAAGCGCACGGAGTCCAGTTAGCGCTGGATGACTTTGGTACCGGTTATTCATCGTTTAGTTCATTATGTAATTTCCCGCTCGATATCGTGAAACTGGATAAGTCCTATATTGACCGTCTTGAGACCAATGAGAAAGCCAAGTCGCTGATCCGTAATATCATCCATATGTCACAAGAACTGGGGTTAACGACAGTGGCAGAAGGCGTGGAAAACGGCGCTCAGTTGAGAAAACTCAATGTCTGGAATGTCGATGAAATCCAGGGTTATTACTTTTACAAGCCAATGGATGCAGAGCAGGCCCTGCAGACGTTTGGCCCAAAGTAGCTGGGCCTAAAGTCGCCGAGAGCGATGTGAAAGGTTAACCGTAAACCAGGTAAAACAGAAAAAGCCAGACATCAAGTCTGGCTTTTTCTGGCTGTGATGTCGTCCTGAAATGTGTTTATACAAAGGAGACGAATGATGGCTTCAGTCCAGTGACAGATAGGTCATCGGGATATCAGGATGGATGACTTCCAGCGTTGACTGGGTTGCAGCCAGATGACTGATGCGACCTGAGTTCATTTCAACCAGGGCAGCGGCCTGGATCTGCTCAAACTCTTCGCCGGCCATGCGAACCTGAATCAGAGCAACCTGGAGTGGTGGCAGGCTGGGGTTGAATGCTGCATTCTCTGCGTATGAACCCAGATAAACCTGCCCGTTCTGAGTTTGCAGGGCTACGCCGCTCAGATTGTTGGTGTAAGGTGAATGGCTGCGATTCAGCGCACTGAGAGCGTGTTGCAGTAACGCATCGTCTTCATCGCTGGTTTTACCATGGTCAACCTTCGCCATCAGTGCGGATTCGATGCCAAGATCTGACGGGCCGAACGATTCAGGCAGATAGTATTGCAGTGACTTTTCTTCGCGCTCCGGTAACTGAATCGTCAGCGTTTGCGACGTGTTGAGCTCATTCATAAACTGACGACAGTGGCCGCAGGGACTGTAGTTGACCGTAACGTCTGCCAGTCCTTCTTCGCCTTTCATCCAGGCATGGCTGATGGCCGCTTGCTCCGCGTGAATGGTCTGGTTCAGTTGCGCTCCTGAAAACTCCATGTTACCGCCAAAATAGAGGCGACCGGACAGACCGCGCACGATCGCACCGACATAAAATTCCGAAATCGGCACGTAAGCATATGCTGCTGCCATGGGCAGCAAGGCGACACGCAGTTCGGCATCGCTCATTTCTGCGATGGCCCGTAACTGGTTAAATTGATCGGAAGACAAAGTCGCGTCAAAGTCATCAGCCAGCACTATCGGAGCCAGATATTCTCTGACGGGTTGTGGCATGCCTGCCAGCGCCTGTTCAATACGGCTTCTCATACTCAATCCTTATTGGTGTATTGAAGTGTATTTTAGGCAACTGGCACCAAATGGATGTGATTTGCGTCACTTAATTAAATGTAACGTATTTTAATGTTTCATTATTAGAGTGATGTCACACATGGTATCGATTGCAGCGAGGCATAACCGCGCAGCCCGGCTTCTGCGAGAGAAAGCCGGACAGGTAAGAGAGCAGGAATGTTTACCAGAGAATAGCGTCAGAGACTGGATAGCCAGAGAGCCAGGCTAAAAACGGTCGGTGCCAGAATTGAGGTGATGACACCGCAGACCACCAGTGCCAAAGAACTGAATGCGGCATCACGGGGATCTTTCTCTGCACAGGTCGCAGTCCCGAGCGCATGCGAAACCGTCCCCATGGTCAGGCCTTTGGCGATAGGATGGGAAATATTGAGCAGATTGTAAATCGGATAAGCCATGATGGCTCCGAACAAGCCGACCAGCAGGACCATGATCGCGGCAACTGCCGGTTCACCACCGAGATTGCTGGCCACTTCCATCGCGATCGGGGTTGTGACCGATTTGGCCATTAAGGCCGCAATTAAAGTGATGTCCGCGTGCATAGAAACCGCAATCAGGCTGGCACTGAGCATCGACATCACGCTGCCGACGCCGCAGGCAAGCATAATGATGCGCCAGTTTGCGCGTATTTGTGGTAACTGTTCATACAATGGAAAGGCCAGTGCGACAACCGCAGGTTGCAGCAGATAGCTGATCCAGCGGTTGTCGGCATAATAGGTCTCAAAGGGGACTTTTAAAGCCAATAAGAGCGGGATCAGTATCGCGATACAGACCAACAACGGATTCACAAAAGGGGAACGTGCCTTTTTGGCGACCCAACGGGCAAAGAAAAAAACCAGTACAGTAACAATTAACCACATGATTTATTGCCTCTTTTTAGTAGACGATCGAGGATAAACCCTAGTGTGACAATCACCAGCGTGGTGCCGCCGATGGCGCTGGCAAGAATGATCCAGATATTGGCGGCCAGCATATCAAGGTGAACCATTAAGCCGACGCTGACCGGTACAAACAACAGCACCATATAGCGAATAAAGACGTTGGCTCCCGGTTTAACCCAGGCGACCGGTACCAGGCCGCTGGCCAGCAGGCCGAATAAAATCAGCATGCCGATAATGCTGCCCGGAATAGAGACTTCCAGCCAGCTTTGCAGATTGGTTCCTGCCAGCAGACAGAGAAAAATCAGTAAGAATGAAACAATATATTGTGCGATGGTTTTTGCCATGAATATCAGCCGTTATCCATTTCTGACATGATGAGTCAATTAAAAAGAGAGTGAATCAAATAAACGTTGTGTGAATCAACTAAAAAGTTGGTGAAGCAATTATGTGTGGAACAATTAAAGGGCTGCCCGTTAACTCCAAATAAAGCAGGGGCCTTGGCCCCTCAGAGATAACCTTAGATACAAGTCGAGCGCAACCAGGTTTAACTGGCCAGTTTTTCTACATATTGATAGACAGATTTTAATATTGCTATTTTTTTGCTGTCACTCTCATGTTCGTGAACTAAGTTTTCCAGGTTCAGCATGTAGTCGGGCAGATGAGTTTCAAAGTACTCCCGGCAATGTGCGTTCCAGCGACGCTGTTCGTTTTCGTTCAGCGTCCATGGATAGTGACGGGCACGATAACGGAACAGCAATGGTTCAATTCTCGGGTCACTGAATGTGATGCCCAGCTCTCCCAGAAACTCAGGGTTGGTCGAGCGGATGATATCCATTGACGCTTTGTCGGTGGGGGAGAAGAAACCACTGTAAAGCTGGGTATCCACATCGCCACTGTTATCGAATTCGCGCTCAATATTAAACAGACCAATCAGTTTTTCCCGGATTTCCGGATGTTGACGAATCAGTGCCAGATTGGCCAGACACTGCTGACGGTCAATCCCGATCTGCTCGGCATTTTCTGCCGTCAGGGTTTTAGCCGGCGCCAGAATCGGACATTTATTTAGGTGGATCAATTTGACCGGTACCGGTAGTTCATCCGGGCCCAGTTCATCGTGCCTCGTATACATACGGGCGTGCAGAGCATCGGCGTCTAAGTCGAGCAATGGCTGCGGATCTTTGGCCAAATCAACCACGATGGCGGCGTTCTGGTTGGTCGGATGCCAGGCCACGGGGACCACCCAACTGGTGTACTGGCACTCACGCCCCAGCATGCCGGAAACATGCATCAGCGGCGTCATATTAACGATGTCGATCAGTTCATTAAGCTTGCGCTTGGTGCGCATTGAGTAGAAATAATCAAACAGTTTGGGTTGGGCGGCTTTCACTTTCTTAGCCAGCTCGATAGTGGCGATTACGTCTGCCATTGCATCGTGGGCATTCTCATGTTCGATGCCGTTGGCCTTGGATAAATGCTCAAGCTTAAAGCTGGTGAAACCGTCTTCATTCTCCGGCCATTCAATGCCCTGAGGACGCAGAGCATGACAGGCACGCATCACATCCAGCAGATCCCAGCGTGAATTGCCGTTTTGCCAGCTCCAGGCATAAGGGTCAAAGAAGTTGCGGTAGCAGGTGTAACGAGTCACCTCATCATCGAAACGAATGCTGTTATAACCCAGGCTGGTCGTGTTTGGGGTTGACAGTTCCTGATGGATACGCGCGATAAATTCAGGCTCCGGCAGGCCTTGTGCCATCGCTTTCTGTGGCGTGATGCCCGTGATCAGCGCCGCTTCCGGACCTGGCAGGTAATCGCTGGGTAACTGACAGTAAATCACCAGTGGTTCACCAATGATATTGAAATCTTTGTCGGTACGTACGCCAGCAAACTGGCTTGGTCTGTCTTTCGCGGGACTGGTGCCCCAGGTTTCGTAGTCGAAAAAGAAGAATGTCGGTTGATTCTCGTGGTCGGGGCGATGTGGTTGCTGTTCGTTTTTCAAGCCAAGCCTATTCAGTCGATGGATGTTTCTTGCTGTTAGGCCACATGATATTTCAGTACAGCTGGGGTTACAATGGCAGTACCGGGTTTCGTAGGGTTGATAGCTAATTAATCATTTAAATCTGGTCTGTCCTTTGCTCCATTCGTGCAAAAATCTTAAAAATCAAACCACTTAGTTATATATATTGCTTTTGGTTATATCACTGTCGCTTATGGGTATTGATATTAATGGTCAAGGTGTTCAGGATGGCGCACTTTCAAAACTGGGTACGATATATTCCTGTAAATTATAAAGCTGCCATAAGCAATAAAAGGGATATTAGTGCTAGAGCCACTTTGACGTAAATAAATAGGAAATCAATGAGTCGTCGTTTAAGAATAGCAGCCAGAACTTCGTTGGCGTTTGGGGTGCTGGGGGTAATTACTCTAGTTTTAGGTATTTTTTCTTTGTTGCAGTTGTCGAAGCTCAACGACACCACCGATGTACTGACCTTACATCGTATGCCCGCAATCATGGCGGTGGATGACCTGAGGCGAGACACTTTGTTGATTCAGGTGCGGCTAAATCAATTGTCTGATGCGCAAAACCAAAAAGAAATTAGTGATTTAGTCGAATCTATTGATGCTATTTCCAAACGTTACGATGCCTCTGAGAGAAGAATGCTAGGTTTTTCACAATCTGCGGACTCCCAGCGTTTATATCATCAGGTTAAGAAGCTAAACGACGATTTGATGTCTTCGCTCCCGGCACTGATCAAGCTGAGTGAGCCTGGCAATATGGTAGCGGCGATCGCATACCGTGAGCAAACTGTGATGCCTATTGCAGTCGAGTTAAGAAAAGTGCTTGATGAATATGCCCGATACCAGCACCAGCGTGCCGAAGAAGACAACAACGCGGCGACAGAAAATTATCAGCAATCAAAGGCCTGGGTAATTGGCGGTATTGTCAGCTCCTTGGTGGTGATGGGGCTGCTTGCTTTCTTCTATACTCGTAGTCTGGTGACACCTCTGCGTCATGCTGTTGCGATTGCTCAAACTATCGCAACCGGCGATTTAACCCAGCGTTTCTCTGATGATCATCGCGATGAAGCAGCAGATATGCTGCGTGCCTTAGCCGACATGCAAAACCAGCTCAAAGAAGCGATGTCACTGATTTCAGACTCGTCACAACAGCTTGCAACCACTTCTGAAGAGCTCAGCGCTGTGACTAAGCAGTCGTCTTCGACCATCGAACAGCAAAGTGATCAGGTTAATCTGGCGGCAACGGCGGTGAGCGAACTGACCAGTGCCATTGATGAAGTGGCTCGTTCGGCCAACTCGACCAGTGATAATGCTGAAGTGGTGGACAGTAAAACCCAGCAGGGTAAAGTGAAGATCGTAGAGACCATTAGTACAGTCGACACATTGAAAAATGAAATTCAGCTGTCAGAGCAGAGCGTTATCGCTCTGGCTGACAGTATCCGACAAATCAGCTCGGTGCTGGATGTTATCCGCAATATTGCTGACCAGACCAATCTGCTGGCACTGAACGCGGCGATTGAAGCGGCGCGCGCCGGGGAAAATGGCCGTGGATTTGCGGTTGTGGCCGATGAAGTGCGCGCTCTGGCGCATCGTACCCAAACGTCCACTAAGGATATCGAGGTGATGATTGCAGAAGTGGGCGCGGAAACCGACAAAGCGGTGCAGAATATGCATAACAGTAATGAGATGGCGAGTTTAACTCTGGATATTGCCAATGCTGCCGGTGCGGCATTCGAAGAGATATCAGCACTGATTTCCAGCATCAATGATCAGAATGCGACGATCGCCAGTGCAGCGGAAGAGCAGTCTACGGTGGCGAGAGAGGTGGACCAGAACTTGGTGTACATCCGCGATTTGTCGATTCAGGCGTCTGCCGGGGCCGACCAGACCTCAGCCTCGAGTACTGAACTGGCCAAACTGGCCGAACACCTGAATCAGTTGGTGAAACGCTTTAAATTCTGATGCCTGAGCGCCATACTCAGCACATTGCTTGAATCTTTAATCCGGCCAGCCAGGCCGGATTTTTTCGTCGTCGTAAAATTCATGTTGCGGTTGGGGTAATGCTAGGGGCCAGATTTCTGAGCGACAACTGAGCGTTTATCGGCAATTTTGTAGGAATGGGCAAAAGAAAAATAAAATTGGGTATGCCCACTGAGTATCTATCATTAGATAATGGCTTTATGTCTTCGGGCATATTACGAGAAACTCATAGATACAACGAGAGGTTGGAAATCAATGAAAACTTTAGGATATGCGGCTCACTCCGCTGATTCAGCGCTAGTACCTTATCACTTTGAGCGTCGTGAGCTTCGCTCAAATGACGTTGCGATTGAAATCTTATACAGTGGTGTGTGTCACTCAGATCTGCACACTGTGAATGGCGACTGGGGTCCACAGCCTTACCCGCTGGTACCAGGTCACGAAATCGTAGGTGTGGTTACTTCTATTGGTTCTGACGTCACTAAGTATAACGTTGGTGATCGTGTTGCAGTTGGCTGTATGGTTGATAGCTGCATGGAATGTGACCAGTGTTCACATGGTGAAGAGCAGTACTGCCGTAACGGTATGACACCAACTTACGGTGCGCCGGATCGTCAAACTGGTGACATCACTCAAGGTGGCTACTCTAAGCACATCGTCGTACGTGAAGAGTTTGTTCTTTCAGTACCAGAAAACATGGATATGTCAAAAACTGCACCAATTCTGTGTGCAGGTATCACTACGTTTTCTCCACTGCGCACCTGGAATGTTGGTGAAGGCTCTCGCGTTGCGGTAATCGGTCTGGGCGGTCTGGGTCACATGGCAGTTAAACTGGCAGTGGCAATGGGCGCTGAAGTTACTGTAATCAGCCGTACCAAGAAGAAAGAAGCAGAAGCTGTTGCTATTGGTGCGAAGAAAATTCTGGCATCGACAGACGCTGAAGAGATGCAAGCCTCTGCATCGTCATTTGATCTGATTGTTGATACTGCGCCAGTGAAACATGACCTGAACATCTACACTCCGCTGCTGGATGTCGATGGTACTCTGGTTATCGTTGGCCAGATTGGTCTGATGGATGAGCCACTGACTGTACCTCTGGTTATGGGCCGTCGCCGCGTTGCAGGTTCATTAATCGGTGGTATCAAAGAAACTCAGGAAGTTCTGGATTTCTGTGCTAAGCACGACGTGTACCCAGAGTGTGAAATGATCAACATCGATCAAATCAACACTGCATTTGAACGTCTGGCACAAGGTGACCTTGCTCACCGTTTCGTTATCGATATGGCGTCTCTGAGCGCTGAATAATCAGACATGATGAAAGGGTGCATTGCAC is drawn from Vibrio sp. CDRSL-10 TSBA and contains these coding sequences:
- a CDS encoding GGDEF domain-containing phosphodiesterase — translated: MIAIRNCAVEQFYQQLERGQNKFETFMRRSDDSEIACFVEATVLQDKAQKSVMIAVQDISEQKQQAELIQTLTQYDPISGLLNRPTLLHAIRRQLRKQEQGQEFSIVYFNASRLKEIDEVYGHDIYDACVRHFADTLKRYFIKDDVGRISEQEFTVCYTGSQKRLERMSNHILALYRQKITLHDTELDLGLKGALLPSSIEFESVENMAHCGHFAVTHQDTMGISPLIVVTPQLFEQTQESLVLNRDIVAALKNREFIAHYQPIVKADTGQVVGFEALARWIHPQLGMVSPAVFIPLAEERKLIVELGEQILEQACQFLHTLQSSSDELRRLSIHVNISSPHFHHNSLVETLQRMMAQYQLAPGQLVLELTESILLGVEEETQQRMEAVKAHGVQLALDDFGTGYSSFSSLCNFPLDIVKLDKSYIDRLETNEKAKSLIRNIIHMSQELGLTTVAEGVENGAQLRKLNVWNVDEIQGYYFYKPMDAEQALQTFGPK
- the cdd gene encoding cytidine deaminase, with the translated sequence MRSRIEQALAGMPQPVREYLAPIVLADDFDATLSSDQFNQLRAIAEMSDAELRVALLPMAAAYAYVPISEFYVGAIVRGLSGRLYFGGNMEFSGAQLNQTIHAEQAAISHAWMKGEEGLADVTVNYSPCGHCRQFMNELNTSQTLTIQLPEREEKSLQYYLPESFGPSDLGIESALMAKVDHGKTSDEDDALLQHALSALNRSHSPYTNNLSGVALQTQNGQVYLGSYAENAAFNPSLPPLQVALIQVRMAGEEFEQIQAAALVEMNSGRISHLAATQSTLEVIHPDIPMTYLSLD
- a CDS encoding CidB/LrgB family autolysis modulator; this encodes MWLIVTVLVFFFARWVAKKARSPFVNPLLVCIAILIPLLLALKVPFETYYADNRWISYLLQPAVVALAFPLYEQLPQIRANWRIIMLACGVGSVMSMLSASLIAVSMHADITLIAALMAKSVTTPIAMEVASNLGGEPAVAAIMVLLVGLFGAIMAYPIYNLLNISHPIAKGLTMGTVSHALGTATCAEKDPRDAAFSSLALVVCGVITSILAPTVFSLALWLSSL
- a CDS encoding CidA/LrgA family protein; the encoded protein is MAKTIAQYIVSFLLIFLCLLAGTNLQSWLEVSIPGSIIGMLILFGLLASGLVPVAWVKPGANVFIRYMVLLFVPVSVGLMVHLDMLAANIWIILASAIGGTTLVIVTLGFILDRLLKRGNKSCG
- the sbcB gene encoding exodeoxyribonuclease I, with product MKNEQQPHRPDHENQPTFFFFDYETWGTSPAKDRPSQFAGVRTDKDFNIIGEPLVIYCQLPSDYLPGPEAALITGITPQKAMAQGLPEPEFIARIHQELSTPNTTSLGYNSIRFDDEVTRYTCYRNFFDPYAWSWQNGNSRWDLLDVMRACHALRPQGIEWPENEDGFTSFKLEHLSKANGIEHENAHDAMADVIATIELAKKVKAAQPKLFDYFYSMRTKRKLNELIDIVNMTPLMHVSGMLGRECQYTSWVVPVAWHPTNQNAAIVVDLAKDPQPLLDLDADALHARMYTRHDELGPDELPVPVKLIHLNKCPILAPAKTLTAENAEQIGIDRQQCLANLALIRQHPEIREKLIGLFNIEREFDNSGDVDTQLYSGFFSPTDKASMDIIRSTNPEFLGELGITFSDPRIEPLLFRYRARHYPWTLNENEQRRWNAHCREYFETHLPDYMLNLENLVHEHESDSKKIAILKSVYQYVEKLAS
- a CDS encoding methyl-accepting chemotaxis protein → MSRRLRIAARTSLAFGVLGVITLVLGIFSLLQLSKLNDTTDVLTLHRMPAIMAVDDLRRDTLLIQVRLNQLSDAQNQKEISDLVESIDAISKRYDASERRMLGFSQSADSQRLYHQVKKLNDDLMSSLPALIKLSEPGNMVAAIAYREQTVMPIAVELRKVLDEYARYQHQRAEEDNNAATENYQQSKAWVIGGIVSSLVVMGLLAFFYTRSLVTPLRHAVAIAQTIATGDLTQRFSDDHRDEAADMLRALADMQNQLKEAMSLISDSSQQLATTSEELSAVTKQSSSTIEQQSDQVNLAATAVSELTSAIDEVARSANSTSDNAEVVDSKTQQGKVKIVETISTVDTLKNEIQLSEQSVIALADSIRQISSVLDVIRNIADQTNLLALNAAIEAARAGENGRGFAVVADEVRALAHRTQTSTKDIEVMIAEVGAETDKAVQNMHNSNEMASLTLDIANAAGAAFEEISALISSINDQNATIASAAEEQSTVAREVDQNLVYIRDLSIQASAGADQTSASSTELAKLAEHLNQLVKRFKF
- a CDS encoding NAD(P)-dependent alcohol dehydrogenase, giving the protein MKTLGYAAHSADSALVPYHFERRELRSNDVAIEILYSGVCHSDLHTVNGDWGPQPYPLVPGHEIVGVVTSIGSDVTKYNVGDRVAVGCMVDSCMECDQCSHGEEQYCRNGMTPTYGAPDRQTGDITQGGYSKHIVVREEFVLSVPENMDMSKTAPILCAGITTFSPLRTWNVGEGSRVAVIGLGGLGHMAVKLAVAMGAEVTVISRTKKKEAEAVAIGAKKILASTDAEEMQASASSFDLIVDTAPVKHDLNIYTPLLDVDGTLVIVGQIGLMDEPLTVPLVMGRRRVAGSLIGGIKETQEVLDFCAKHDVYPECEMINIDQINTAFERLAQGDLAHRFVIDMASLSAE